Below is a genomic region from Ziziphus jujuba cultivar Dongzao chromosome 7, ASM3175591v1.
AAAATGTCGTATTTCTGAAGGGCTCAAATATGTCACCAACCTTCTTATGCATGATTTTTCCAAACATTATTGAAATATGACGGATAATCATTTATGTACATCTGGGACCTTTTTCCAATACAATCAAGCTTCCTGTCATTCTCCAATAAGACAAAATAAATTACGAGACAGCAATTTTATTTCTGTACACcacttaatttaatataataaaaactttaaagtaaaaaacaaattaattggtTTATAATGGCTAATGAAGTTGATCTAGTGGTGAGCCCTTCCTACTCACACTGCTGATGTCTTGAGAAACACACCACCCCACCCCACcccccccaaacaaaaaaaaaaggtttatgatAATAAAATCCATTAGGAGCCTATAAGGCATTCTTTACAAAGAAGATGGCATACCCAACCATCTTcgcaattttgtttatttgcctTTTCCGATAGTTGACAACATAGGATATGCAGCCCATATAAAAGTGAATAACGGGTCATTGTACTAGAAGCAAGTTAAATCGATAATTGAGGTAAACAGTATGTTCCAATGATAGTGTATAAATTTGTGGAAGATATGAGCTATGGAGCCAATCGAGGAAAAAGTTTGATTTGTTATAGTCGAAgaggaaaacaataataatgataataaaatggtTTTGAATGGACGATAAGCGTAGCGATTGAAGCAGGAGCATGTCAACAAATTTGGGATTGGGATCACACCCCTTCACTAAAACCTGAAGGGGACAGGGTTGTCTTGGACTGTTGTACAACATGTGCTGCTGTCATAGGCTACATGTGATGGATCAATCTTTCCATAAAAGATAATaggttttgaaaaagaattttatgGTTATGGTTCAAAATTTTTACACAAGATCACTTCTAAGTGATCATTCAAAGATATTCTCTAATTTTTACTACGGAGATTTTACCAGATCATATTACAATTTTCCAAAACCATGGCTCTGTTACTTGTAACAGTAGCTAGTAAGGCTTACTTTGAAACTAAGCTTACACCAAGATTACTTAATTTTCAGGATCAATGTTGAATCCCTGACCCAGAAAGGAAGAGGGAAGGGAGAAGCAAATGTAATTGATTCAAAACACATTCCAAAACAAAGCAAAAGAAATCTAACCAATTAAAATTGCAACTATGAAAACAAAAAGGTAGCAATCTGCGAGTCCTTGAGCAACATCCAACTACAAATTATCTcgtaaacattttaattttcccATCTAAACTCAAACCAAATCAACCCTAGAGACCAAAAACGTTCTAAAGATAAGATGTCTCAGTTTTAGTCGAAAAGGCTGAAACCCATATCCtgcaacaaaataattatccaaTTTAGTATCCAAAATTTAGACTGTGAAAGCATGAAAAGCAGGCTAAATGGAAGGAATCGATTATAAGATAAAACTTACATCATCGGATTCCTCTTTCTCTTCAACCTTCTCCTCTTTCTTTGCCTCAGCAGCGGGAGcagcaccaccaccaccaccgctgGCTGACGGTGCAGAAACAGCGACTGCACCACCACCAGAAGGCACGGATGCCAACTTTTCTCTTCCAGAGGCAATCACCTCTGTAATATCTTTTCCCTCCAATTCAGACAAGAGAAAGCTAATCCTATCGTCATCAGCCTCGGCTCCAACTGTATACCCACACAGACAACATTCTTTCTTTTAGAGtacaaactttttttaaaagaaaaaaaagaaaaatgaaacttaCTGAAACCCTTCAAAGCTAATATGATTCTTTCTTGTTCATCTTCCTAGTCTAAAAAATTTCCTATTTCCCACACAGACAACATTCTTTCTTTCAGAGtacaaactttttttaaaagaaaaaaaaaaaaatgaaacttacTGAAACCCTTCAAAGCTAATATGATTCTTTCTTGTTCATCTTCCTAGTCTAAAAAATTTCCTATTTCTTATTCACGTGAGGCACTTATCAGGGACAATGATTTGCAGACCAGAAAAAGCTAATGCAAATACCGTAATTATTCCTAAAATCCAAACACGATATCTAATCCAGAATAAATTACCAGCTTAAGCAAACACAAATTAAGGGCTATATCCAGGTAGATGAAATCAAAAATTCCTAATTGAGTAATAAgacattgaatatatatatatatatatatatatatatatataaacacgaaaatgattttaaaaaaatacctgACGAAAGAATCTTCTTCAAATCATTGGCAGATGGAGTAGAGTTCCCTCCCAAAACAGCTAGTAAAAATGCAGCGACCAACTTCATCTCTGCCCCaaacaaaattcacaaaattatatatatatatatatatatatatatatatatatatataattaggtgTCTATATAtcttgtgtgtatatatatatatatatatatatataagaaaaagaaagaaacaaagagagaGTACTTGGAGATTGGATCGAAGCGATGGTACTGGACTCGTGCAATGAAAAAGTGGCTGGCTCTGCTTCTAGCTTCTAGGGTTTTCAGAAGAGACGCTGCATCTGAGAGCGTAAGTAGCAAGGGTTTTTGCTCTCCCCGCGAATCGTTCGATTACATAATAAATTGCCAATGCAAGATTTGATCGTGTCCGTTCCTTTTTTGAGCTTCCAAATCTACCCTTTACTTTGTAGTTGTTGTTttcaaataagaataaaaatgataatgcaAATAACTATAGAGTATTTCTATActtaaataaaaagagagaaaaaaaaaatagaactatttatttggaaattataaaaGTTAATTAACATATAGATCTAAACTgaacccaaaataataataataataataacaataataataataatgcgaATGggttatatattgtaattatataataaaatagatatgctttcttcaaaaaagaaaaatagaaaaataactaaactaaattaagaatattaatattataaaaaaacgtATATCACAATCATTGTTGAATCCATGGTCCAGGAAGGAAGGGAAAGAAAGCTGTAAAATCAGCTTTGAACTACCACttttaaaaaggaaaggaaattaGTTAAAATGTATAACAGGGATGCTCTAATCTCTCTTACCAACATATACACACCCGCTATTATATGTAAATGATCAAGTTCGTATAAGTATGGAATATCTTTCTTGATAATGGTATAAGTATCGATCATCATTGTTAGAAAGGaatcatataaatatttttcctttcaactCAATTGTTTATGTAAAAGAGTGACATGTTTTACATCCAAGTATTGAGATTTCGTGTAAATGCTTTCTACTCTCATGAAAGCACCAACAAATTTacattcttataattttttttctgaaacCAATGCTGTACATTTCCCTGTGGAAAATTTTGTAATGACAATTCCAGTCACTGTTTCTCAAGCTGCTTGGAGAATTTGATTCCCTTGATTCCCTTCCTCTTGTGATCTTGTTGGAGAAGATGCTATTACCTTAACCCGAAATGCAGCCTGCATATGTATTTACATGAAGAAAAAGTTAACAAAACGAATTCACCAAATGTATCTGAAAACCAAAGTTACTAAAAGCCGTAAGATTTTACTACCTTCTTATCAGAACCAAATTCAATAACATCTGATGGACGGAAACGAGTTGGAAGATTTGGAGGTACTCGATACCGCTTCCCCTCATTACTGCAGATGTATTAGAGTGAAATTTTAGTGGACAAAACGATCCAAAAGGAATAATTTAAGAACAAACACAAACTTTTCTATCTGATAACTTACTCGCTGATCCAGCTACCATGTTCACTTCTCAAGTCAGTCAAGAAGTAGGCACCATCCTTGTAGCTGATACGAGCATGTGTTTTTGAAACCTGAGATGAGGTAAACCTCATGCTTGAAAACATTGAACATTTGAAACTGAATGCACAGGTTTCATATACGTAATAAGAATGAATACAATGATTTGTGTCAACTCAAGATCACCTGGGGCAAAGGTAGTACAAGTGACAATCCTGGAAAATTCTCATGTGATATGCTCCTGAAAACACAATAACGCAGTGTCAATTTCTTGGTGCTGACTATTCTATCATTGATGTCACAAAATGCAGTTAAAATACTCAGGCTTACCCGACAATGTATGGCTCGTTCTCATCTTTGTTCAAACAGATAGGTTGCAAAGCACCagtttcatttccatgtggTAGAAGAAACCACCTATCAAAAAACAAGTAAATATGTGGATAAACAAAATTGGTAGCTTCTATTAACCAGAAAAGGAGCATACCTATATGTAACCCATAGTGATAACCACTATTGAGTCATGATTTACCCACATGACAATATTAAGTTCAATTTTGAATATCTTGGACTTTTTTGCATGGACTCATCATCACATAAGGGTACATGTTAGCTGACATTTATCACTGCagcaataacatattttccttaaaatacaTGTTAAAAATGACAGTAAAAAGCTTCAGGCTTACTCTCCACTAATAGCACGTTCAAGTGCATCGTCATCCTCGAACCATTTGCGTAACTGGTCATTTGCCTTCACAGAAAATTTtcagatatatataaaatcagatGCCTTCGACAATAATctataaaaagcaaaaacacaGGTAATCCTAATTTGAGCAACATACTCTGTCTGAGAGCCTGCAACTTGGTGACCTACCTTCAAGTTTTGAGctgcaaaagaaaattttcatttctcaTGTTAATGTGAACAAACTGAATTAAACAAGAAGAAAGACGATGAAGATATTTGTTCTCCGTGTAATAGTTAAACCTTatatactgtaatattttaattaaaaataattcttgTTTCAGATTCACTGGTAAACAAATAGAACATTCACAATATCCAGACGAAGAGAAGAAACTCAGAGTGACTCAGGAGAAGCTAAGACCAGAAGTAAAGAACCTCATATAATGTAAAGAAAATTCCAAAAaggaatcaatatatgattaaCTAGTTTCTAGTTTATAACCTAAATAACACCATAAGCATCCATATTCAGACATATATGTATCACCATGAATGAATTAAGTTTTGAAAACTGGGCACAAGGTTCTCCATAACAAAAGCAATATGGAAGACCTAAAGATAATAGCTTGAGGGCATTCCTATGGAAACTTAATTCTTACCTGTTACCACCTAAAACCCAAGTTAACATCAATGGCATTGCAATGTCAATAAAAAATCTCCCACCAACTCTTCCTGGATGTGGTATCCTAAACTTCGTCAAAAACTGCAAGCAGAGTTATAAGCCATTATTTGTGGGAATATTCCAACTACATATCATCCTCAGTTTCTTTCATTGTTGATAAATATCTAACAAATAAGAGAAGGCCCTACCGACAATGGACCAAGTCCTACACCCAGATAAGCCTTGTAAGTTGAAGCCATCAATGCAGCCATTCTAGCCATTCCATGGATAACAGCAACTCTCAATCTTCTAGCTCTCTCGTAGCTGGTTCAGAAAAatgtgaccaaaaaaaaaaatatgattccATTCATCACTAATAagatataaattccataatatGAAGAATAGGAATGATGCAAGACGAAAGCATTAATTTGTACACTAGACCACAAATTCTTAAATACAACGATTTAGTAATCTGTCATCCACATCAATTTTATGCTGTTTCCTTATACAGAATATATACTACATCTCTCGGACACATATTAAGCTTCATCCTCCAAATTCAATCCTCTTCCCAACTGATTGATAAGTAATTATGGCTTGTTATTACCTTTTTAGAGAAGAAACAACATCAATAGGAGTTCCTGTTTTGATGCTTTGACTCCATGCTTTATCAAGCTCCATTGCTAGCTGATAGCTATCCTGCAATGATAATAATTGGTGGTAAAAACATATTTGTCTCTCCAAAGTCTGAACTCTGCTAGAACAAGTATAAAAGAAATAGTATTCCTCATTGTAATTTAGATATGTTTCAAAAAAGACTACAACAGATAAATTTTTGTAGTGAACAAAACGATCAAAGATGTGCCAAGTTCATGAAACTTAAAGGATTTACGAAAACGCTGTATTGCATGATCTTCAGAGTGATGCATAGTTTTTACTAGCCTCTGATGTGATCAGAAGGTACCAAACCAACAATATGAGTCATACCTCAATAGCCATGCATCCTCCCTGGCCCATATTTGGCTGCATAGCATGTATTGAATCTCCAAGCAAGGTCACACGACCCTTTCCCCAAGTTAAAGTCGGTACTCTGTCATATATGTCACGGCGAAGAATTGCCTCTTCATCCGTGGAAAGTATCAGATCTATCACATTGTCACACCAGCcttcaaatattttaagcaaCCTTTCCTTTTTACCTGCCAAATGGTTCACAATTATAACAATTAAAATGCTCATGAGCATCCAAATTTCAAAGTGTACAAATATAACTACACAAATATTTGCCTGACACAATCTCTTCTATAGTGGTTGAATCCACAAAGAACGCACCTTTGGACTCATAAAGATGATGCATCTAACATAACTTGTACCGATATCTAGTTATAGTGTCAACTATGATCTTCAAATTAAATGTTCCTATCGTGAAAGCCTGTTAAAGCCCAAGAGTTAAAAATGCAATTTAAGAACTAACATAAGACCAGTAAAATGCCATCGTACGTGCCCTTTTTTAGCTAACAAGAAAATTTATTCACAAATCTGTCCACCAAGACCAAGATTCCATAAATCAAAACTAATCTAACTTGACAAACCATTCTATCTGCACATGATCAGGAATCTAGGTGGTGCAAATAAAAGTATAACTTCATACATTGAAACCCCAATTACATGTTATCCTGGCATTAGTTTTCACTATACTACTTGATTATTCCCATGTATGGACTTTCATGGTTGATCTCTTTATCTTCAGTTCATGCAATCATATTTCACATTTTAAGGATGAATTTCAACTACTCCTTACTGATAAAATAGTGAGTGTGAGAGCACAAATCTGAAAACTCTTGGCATCTAAATCATAATATATACCACGGGGGCTATCAACACCACCAGGTGGTTCCTTGTGAAATGCATACCACTGCATCTTTCCTGCGCCCACATCTGAAGAAACAAAGTATTGTTTGTGTCCCAAAAATACGCGGTACCTTCAAAGAAGAGATGTATAAAATTAAGTCTCCACACGCATAAGTCCAATGCGTAAGAATAAGACCCAAATGACATTTAATAACAATAAGATAATGAAGGTATTGAAGTTTGTAActctaaaaaaggaaaaaacgaGACAAAAACATACCCCACAGTGTCAATGTCGGCAGGAACAAAATCTGCAATACCAGTATAACAAGTATACCCTGAGTATGTAGCTTCCTTTGGCCCAAATAAGTTCTTCCTTACCTATTCACAAGCATAAATCCTCTAAGttcatgaagaaaaataaagaagactAATAGAAGAAAAACCCATGAGTTAAGAGTACAGAATAATACCTTTGACCATATACCATCAGCTCCAACCAGAATATCACCTTCGTAACTCTGACCATTCTCCAGCTTTACAATAACCTACACATATGGAATGGAGACAGGTTAAGGAACAAAAAGTACCAATTATGAAGACGTCAATTTATGGGCATCATATACTACAAATAAGTTTTGATGTGTATATATTCTATTTGCAAGTGGATGACCTTTTCATAATTTCGACCAACAATCCAATACCACATTATTACCTTGTCTCCACGATCCTCAAAGCTAACAACATTACTATCATTCATAATGATATCTTCCCCAACAGCTCTAGCAAGGATTTGTTGCAAGGCCATTCTGCTTATAACTCTTGTAACTGGAAGCCCCCGTTCCGCTGCAGGAGTGAACGTGTCAAACTTGATGTACCTGATTATTACCAACTAGGCATTATTCTACGTGTCTCTCCGCTTAGAAAGAGATAATTGCCCAAAAACACAGAAATTATTTcgatataaaattaatcaattaaaatggttaaaataaataataaaaaattgaaaaatgggaAAACTATTTAAGTTTAAactttttatctttgttttaaTTGCAATTGCTGAGTTATTGCACACCATCCTTTTTACCTCTATCAGATGAATATAAGGAAGCAAAGCAAGAATTTTCCACACCAACTACATCCTAATTTATAagcccaaaaataaatttaaaaaaaaaaaaaaaaaaaaaaggagtttatATCACCACGTGACCGACTTTGCCACTAAATAAGCATAGAATGAATAATTTCAGCTAATAAGTTCAATAATTCATGAATTTACTAGAAAGTTTTCAGATTGTTTTGGTGCCACTGATATCAACCTACTACTAACACAGCAtgcctaaaaaaatttaaaaaagaacaaGTTTTTTGTACACCTAGTGAATTCATAGCTTTTGTGCATAAAGAAAgacccaaaacaaaaagaaaaaagaaatgcaaaCATCTAAACTCAACATggcaataaaaattgaaaaacttacCAAGTACCAGAAACCCCATCAACCAACCCATTTATCCGGTCACCAGTAATACAACCAACCTTCATAACCTCCTCAGCAACATCCAAATCAATAGCCTCCAAAGCAGCCAATGCATTGCTCTGTATTTGAATTGGACCTCTGTATTGTCCTTCCCCTCTAATAGCACTTAAATCTTTCTCGAACACCATCACCTCGAACCCTTTCTTCTTCGCCGCCAAAGCCAAAACAAGACCTCCGATCCCTCCCCCGGCGATCAGTATTCGAAGCTTCTTCTGCGGAGCTCCACTGCTTTCAGTCGGTGGAGCTACTACGGGGCTCTCTGCTACCGTAGCTCTCACTTCTGTGAAATTCTTCTTCTGCCCATTTGCTGATCTGCTTCTACAGGGATAGTTATACTGAAAATATGGAGAAAATTCCAGAGGGATGTCTTTGGTGATGGGAAATGGCAAGTGGGATCTTGAGAAAAGTGTAGTTGAGAGGTTCATAGAATTGAAAAACAGAGTTGAAGCCATTGttcatgtaaaaaataaaaacaaaaagctgtGGTGGTTGTCGgtgtttgttctttttttcagaGAAGTTTACAAATGGTTTTTCCACCGAAGGAAAAGAACTTGGGAAAGGAGGGAGAAATGGTGGGGTAATAACGATTAGAAACCAATCCATAAATTTGGATCAATACGGTGATTCACCAATCATGGAGTTTCTAAAGCCATGTGGCAATGTCTTATCGTTCcaattcaatttttcaaatgaaaaaaaaaataaaaaataaaaaaatatcttttggtAGACAGACATTTGATGTTTTTCTGTGGTGGTAGTTAAAGTGAGGTTGTAGTCTCTCTCACAAAATCGCAGAATTTTAAGTGTCTGGATTAGTAACTTTAAGTAAACGAATTTGACTGGTTTtatatccatttttattttcttattaaacaATAAACGGTATTGGGAGGAAAAAGTGATTTGAATCAAGAAATCACGAGAAAAAAATATAGCTTAACAAATTGTCTTATCAAAATACCATTTGATTGTTtgcactttttaaaaaaattaaaaataaaaataaaaactcatcaattttattttcctgAAAAAATTAACGAAATATTTAGTTAGAATTAAACCTGTGCTTTGGAAAGTAAGTAATGGAATTTGTCAAGAAAATAAACGATATCATGCATTTTGGAATCCATGTAGTTTAATTTTGTACGACCATCAAAAATTAACAATTGTTTGGTTTCTTTCGTTTTTGCTGATTCGAACATTAATTCTTTGGTTGAGTACACGTAAGTCCTTCTACTTTATAATACAATGTTAAGCCGTAATCAAATTAATTCTTGTGCTTTTTTGGACTTCTTGGGTTTTTGGGTTTCAATAATGCCTTTCGCGTGTGTTAAACTACTTATTCaacaatttacccaaaaaaaaaaaaaactacttattCAACAATTATCagatacatttaaaaaaataaataaataaatagacaatTATCAATACATCACATGATattataacacacacacacacacacacacacacacacatatatatgacaCACGATTGCCatataataagaatacaacattcaataatatatttgtttttacgaatacatattattattataaatttataatatattttttcaccaaaaacaaaaatttgttatttatttttcctgtaattaaatttatgagaaatttcaaaagttaaccttataaattcaattaaatatatatatatataaaaaaataaatatcaactaATCATTAAGTTGATTGTGataaatatattagaattttGTGAGAAGGGAATTGAATGGAGGGTCTATTTTCATGaatttagaagatatttttgGTTTCTAAAGGAACCTGATTAAAAAAGATATCAGCAATGATCTTATGATTATTACAATGGAGTAGCTTACTAATTAATTGGATTGATTCACCGAAAacaatattgattaaaaaaaccaTTGAAGTTGGAAGGGTGAGCATGAAAGGCGGTGGTGGAACCTGGAAAGTGAAAATGGAAGCACCACTGAAGTAGATTAGGCAACTTTCAATTATTTCATAAACGGACAATTTCATTTGTTGAGAATGGGGTCCACCATGGGTCACACTTTGACTTTTGTGTTGAACGTGTACACGTGTTCGTTGCTCTTCcttagaaaaaaattgaaatgggcTTGGGCCTTGAGACAATGAGGGGGGCAGGCAGGCAGGCAGGCTGTGGTTAATACACGTAAACACCAATTACTGGGTTGTGGAGCTCAGGAACCAACACGTGCTCACCACTtatatttattagatattttataattttgagtggcaacatatttttatttatttattcatttttgtttgaaagGAGTGGAGTGAggttttaatattgttaattcCCACGTGTCCTTTTCATTCAAGGtctgatttatttaattatttattttaagaattcCAGATTTTATGGAAGAATTTCGTTTTCCAAATAGCTTTCATATAATAGAGGAAATATTAGCTGTAAAATGACTTCAGTCAACCAAAAACTAGCTATTAATTCGATTTCGATCTTTATTGTGAAAAATCGTCCATGCATAAATCTAATATCTGtcgaagaaaagaaagaaagaaagagaggaaacAGATAAATATAGCAGATTGATTTGACGAGTACATgaatatttcttcatttttatttggacATTCGTCCAACTTAAAAAAGGGcatctttaatttttcaaattcaaaatatgtaggcataattatttaatttgtttaaatttaatatgatataatactagtaattaaatttaatggctttaaaataattgaaattatctattcttaatttaaatagtttaaaaaCGTCTTTATTGAAGTTCattgtatatatttacatatatgtgtgtctAATTAAGGAAGAGAGGCAATGGttattattacccaaaaaaaaaaaaaaaacagtaatgttacgatatcaaaatatttatcatatttcttattaaataatatttattaaaatattattaattaatatatttatataatctaaatattaaaaaataaattattaattatataaatgaatgaaaaaataaattaataaaatattatcaaataatttaccatttcaattgataaataaatttaaaaaatattttgataaggtTAATATTATTGATCCTCTTATTTTACTTCTATTAGTTTATTGATCCTTTTATTTTACTtctatagttttatttttgaatttattttataacttcattacccaaaaataaaaataaaaataaaaaaggataaaattttCTATAACTTACTATATGATTAAGGAcatgaaaaatgatatttttttgatagTTTACCTCAATTCTAAAAGATGAATTATCTCCCCGTAGTTGGATTTAAGACCGACCCATCAATTATTCAAACGTAAAAGCACCAGTATTTGACATGAATGTTGACTGCACAGAGTAGACCCAGGAAGGCAGAGACACTTTCATTGAAGCTGTGTGTGcgtgtttttatctttttggtgTTTAGCATATAAACATTGAATGTTTTGATAAGAAAGAAGCAGATCATGTTATGAGTTTATGATGGAAAAAGGTA
It encodes:
- the LOC107424800 gene encoding zeaxanthin epoxidase, chloroplastic — translated: MASTLFFNSMNLSTTLFSRSHLPFPITKDIPLEFSPYFQYNYPCRSRSANGQKKNFTEVRATVAESPVVAPPTESSGAPQKKLRILIAGGGIGGLVLALAAKKKGFEVMVFEKDLSAIRGEGQYRGPIQIQSNALAALEAIDLDVAEEVMKVGCITGDRINGLVDGVSGTWYIKFDTFTPAAERGLPVTRVISRMALQQILARAVGEDIIMNDSNVVSFEDRGDKVIVKLENGQSYEGDILVGADGIWSKVRKNLFGPKEATYSGYTCYTGIADFVPADIDTVGYRVFLGHKQYFVSSDVGAGKMQWYAFHKEPPGGVDSPRGKKERLLKIFEGWCDNVIDLILSTDEEAILRRDIYDRVPTLTWGKGRVTLLGDSIHAMQPNMGQGGCMAIEDSYQLAMELDKAWSQSIKTGTPIDVVSSLKSYERARRLRVAVIHGMARMAALMASTYKAYLGVGLGPLSFLTKFRIPHPGRVGGRFFIDIAMPLMLTWVLGGNSSKLEGRSPSCRLSDRANDQLRKWFEDDDALERAISGEWFLLPHGNETGALQPICLNKDENEPYIVGSISHENFPGLSLVLPLPQVSKTHARISYKDGAYFLTDLRSEHGSWISDNEGKRYRVPPNLPTRFRPSDVIEFGSDKKAAFRVKVIASSPTRSQEEGNQGNQILQAA
- the LOC107424799 gene encoding large ribosomal subunit protein P2B, which codes for MKLVAAFLLAVLGGNSTPSANDLKKILSSVGAEADDDRISFLLSELEGKDITEVIASGREKLASVPSGGGAVAVSAPSASGGGGGAAPAAEAKKEEKVEEKEESDDDMGFSLFD